The Oryctolagus cuniculus chromosome 12, mOryCun1.1, whole genome shotgun sequence genomic interval TTGACCGAGTCTGAATCCCTAGACAGAAGTGATATTTCCTATTCTGTGATTTAAAAAAGGCCTTGTGACCAATGGCCCCACTGGGACAAAATTACTCAGCACTAAGAAATGCATTTTCATATTTATCTCTCCTtcattgaaatgaataaaatggagGGGGAAACATGCTACCacaatatgagaaaatatttcagttatcATCACAATACCTCAGGTTTTGCATGTGGGGCTTCTGAAATACAAGCGAAAAAAAACTTCCAACACTCTCTGCCTACCCAGCATTGACTCAGGTACGTTTTACTACTTCTACCACAGCTCGCTGTAGACtgttttaatatcattttctattatctttggTTATGCAAATGAGACTGAATTTGTCTCTCCATGTTTGAATGCCTGTTAATGTCCTGAGATGAGCTCAGTTTTACCTTCACACCATGTTTTGTGGACTCAGCCACTGTTGCACCTGagtttatttttacagttttatgGCACATAATTTGCTACAGTGGTAAATCACCAAGGCACTCAAATGTTCTAAACACAAACAGATCTTCTTTTGGCTTTTACACTCATCTCAATGATCATAATTATGTCACCTTGCTCTTTATCTAGTTTCCACGATGAAAAGTACAGCTTTGTCATGCATTTGCCCTATGTCTGAGCATTTATtgctctctatctatctatagctATCTgtccatctatcatctatctgtctgtATACTTGCCTAGGATTCTCTATGTGTGAATACGTATAATCTAATCATGCATAGAAAAATATGGgtttgtgtatatttatatgtctGTATTTATAACTAAAGGCTTGTAGAATACTTAACACATAACTATTGCTCAAGAAATAGCAACTAAATATCTTATTTCAAAATTACAGGGATGCATCCAACAATCCAATTACATTCAGTATTTGTGCTTAATAACTTTTAGATTTTTTGCACACATTGCCTTTTTGACATGACAGAATCTACAATgtcatatataaacatatacattatatatatatctatataatccCAATTCAAACACATAAACgcataaaattatttctgtgaCTGATGaaaccagaaaatattttaacagtgggaaaattagcaaattaaaaaaaactttgttccTACTCAGACTCAGTTATTTCAGTACTTCAATGAAATTTCAGTTattctaattaaaaattattgatgAATAACTTGAGGAACTCTGACTCACTGAGTTTAGAATGCATTACCAAGAATACTGCAGAATCTACGCATTCAGAAGTCTCCCATTATTTAATACAAGGTTAAGCTAATCATTGAGTGAAGTGTCCACAATTAATACTCAGAACTGGTCACATACATGAAAACCGAAGCGTGGGACCTTAATAAGGCAGCTTGAGCCCATCTTATCTTGTTCCTGTGGCTTCCGGCTTGCTTCTTAGGAAGCTGCCCACAACCAGGAATTTATGTTTATTCTTCCTTTTATCTTTGATTTGCCACATAGTGACTTAAGGACAGAAGAACACATACATAAATTTCCATAACATTTCTATTAAGTTTATAATGTGCAGAATTTCAGAAATtaccaaaaattaaataaagtaagAAATCTGGATAAAGATTTGGTTTCTGCCTCCCTTAAGAATTATAAATAACtgattcataatttctttttattgaaatattcttATTCCTTATAATTAATGAAATTTTACCCAAATGAAGGTATCTAGTTGTTTTCATGGTATTCAAAGTTGTCCATTTAagtgtatttttataataataattctaTGACTTCTAATTTTCTATATCTCTTTTTTTACATCTATATTTTACACTATTCATCATCATCCACAAGATAGGAATATACTTGTGTTTGCTAAGACAAAAAATGGAGAACTTAATCTTAGAAACGGGAGGACTTTACCAATGCTGAGTAAACTGACAACATTGAGGGAAAGAAATATAATCAACTGAAAATACTCTTCCTGCCTCCTttgtccttctttttcttcctccctcccttccttccctttccctcttctcctcccctccttttcccctttccctctttctgcatCCTATCCCTTTCAGCAAAGTCATTCAAGGTGATGGAATGTGGGTTGGGTTCTTAatgctgttttgttttcatgcttaatttcatatttaattatttataattcagTTACCTCTGGGTTTGATTTATTTGTCTACAAACAaggagaaaatgataaaataatatttatatttcatctaAATTTCTACTAAAATTACACTGCACTGTCATTCATGTATATAATCATTCATATGATAATGCATTAATATGTCCATTAATTTGGCAACTTTTGTGCCACTTTTATAAAGAGTCCCTTTGTGAGACAAAGGCCTAGCTGAGGGTAATGAAAAAGATTTGACTCCTTCTCTCATGGAGTTTATTATCAAATTCAATGACATGAAAGATTATAATTCCAGGGAcctggctgtggcatagtaggttaagcctccacctgtggctccagcgtcccatatgggtgttggtttcagtcttggcttctccacttctaatccagctccctgctaatggcctggaaaaaacagtggaagagggtctaagtgcttgggtccctgcactcacatgggtgacctggaagaagctcctagcttcgggctcctggcttcagattggcccagttctgaccattgcagctatttggggagtgaatcggcagatggaagacctctctctttgtctttccctctctctgtctgtaactctgcctcccaaataataaaataaaattttaaaaaagattataattCCAGTTTCCTTATCTTAAAATGAACAGCATCTGAATGAGGAGTATAacgcattttttaaaagatattttatttatttatttgacaggaagagttacagatagtgagagagagagagagaaaggtcttcctttccattggttcactccccaaatggccaccacggccggagctacgccgatccaagccaggagccagaagcttcctcctggtctcccacgcaggtgcaggggcccaagcactcgagtcatcctctactgccttcccgggccacagcagagagctggagtggaagaggagcaaccaggactagaacccagagcccatatgggatgccggagccacaggcggaggattaacctagtgtgccaccgcGTCAGCCCCATaacacatttttataatgttCAGATGATGTTTGTCTCGAATGCGTTAATGTTTGGTCCTCTCTTGAGTAGCGAGGAAGAAGGTCTTGGACTGTCCTCTGGTCAATGAAACTCTGGAGTTTTCATCTTCTCTGGAAACTTCTTGTATACTCAATTACAAGTACACACACAAGAGATTGGCTCATTTATAAGCCTGCATAGCCTGGCattagaaaaagaagaatcaaTTTTACGAAATAGAAATTTCAGAAGACTGATTTCAGGTACaagctaaaaaaacaaaaaacaaaaaacaaaaacaaacaaaaaccaaaaaccctcATCTTCCTCAAATGTTAGGTGGGTGTTGTAATTTCTATGGGAGAGGCTCATTTTACTTACATAAGGCTTTGATTGCCACAGAAATGCTAACATTCACAGCCATCATTACTTAATTCTGACACCACTATTTTGTCCAAAAAAAATGTAGTTTGCAGCTGAGACCTTTTAAAACTTccttactggggctggcactgttgcagagcaggttaagtcacggcttgtgatgctggcatcccatatgggtgctgtgcTGAGTTgttgctattccacttctgatccagcttcctgctagtgtgcctgggaaagccatcaATGATACCatatgtgcttgggcccttgcacccatgtgggagacctggatgaagcttcttgcTCTGGGTACAGCctgatccagccattgtggccatttggggagtcaatcagtggatggaacatctctcactctgtctttctctttctcttcctttcaaataaataaataaatttttaaacatttcactgCTGGAAACTTGATTAGTATACCTTTTATTAGCCTCTAATGTTTGGAAAGTTTTGTTTAAACActgaatttattaattaataaatatttaactatGCTATTTGAAACAATGAATGCATCTCAGTGTACGAATATTTTTAGGTAAGACAACAGCagggaaaacatttgggaaagaTATAGGTCTTAATTtacttaaatattataaaattttattaaatattctaaaacaaaatttaaataaaaacaaactaataTATTTTTGGAATATATCTAAAAAATAATACCTTAATGTGTAAGGTATTTTAGTTAGTACGTATTAAAAGATGAAGATCCctatagaaaaatgggcaaaagacattgGGAAGACAAGGtataagaagaggaaaaaacaaCCAATTCATATATGGAGACAAAGTTGTCTTTATTGTTTAAGTGCcttaagaaatcaataaaatgttttttattgtaacaagcaaataaaaataaaatgtatagtaTACATCTTGTTGTAAAAGGTGAAGGAGGAATATTCTCAGAGATCATTTTAGTGAGGCAAGTTTGGGAATAGTCAATCAAAGATTTCTGAAGAGCATAATTATAATTTTGTATACTAAGTATATAATAATATTGACTCATAaaattttaactaaataaaatgaggtcattacatgttaataataaataaatgaaacagttgtataataaataaaaaagaacaaaaggattGCATGAAAGTATTAAAGTGACATGGcaaatattatttctaatataTTGTTGAGTAGTGggttataaaataatattgttgTTTATATAatatcacatatatttatattcatagtTACCATACCTGTGTGTTCTCattaaagataagttttatttcatcttattacttatttgattttcctaaattaaaaaatggaaacttaTTAACTAAAAGGACTTTTACTAATGATTAAAAATGTACTACATTCTcatttcagaataaaaaattttagcaAATACAGAAATGTCAGAAGAATAAAATTACTGCACCATATCTTCCAAAATCAACTACTGACACTTTGCGGTAAGTTTTAAAAGCCTTTCCGTGGATGGTACAGCATTGCAATGGGAACAAGAGATCCCTCTGGTGATTTTAGCCCAATAGTGATTTTCCCTGATTCCAGGTAAAGAAACAAAGTTTAGACCAGCTGAAAATGATTACTCCATCTGGCCACAGGGTTCACCAGCAGTCTAGTGAAAGGGAACAGGATTATCTTGAATTTCTAAAATGCGGCAGCCTAAAGGGGGCAAAGCCACTGAACTGGTGAGCAAAGGAGCGTGGAGAGAGAGGTGCTACAGACTTTGCTACCCTGACAATTTGGTCCCTGATGGGAGAATGCCTTTCTGTTCTGCAAAGATTgcctgatttttttcctccagaaacaCAGCGCTACAAGCTGTGAGTTAGCGCTATCTATTGTCCCCAGGACAGACTCTTAGCAATTACATTCCAGAAAAAgagtcactatttttttttaattcaaagtaaGGTGCACACATCCAAAAATGGACGCTGCTTGTCTGTTGGAAAAAATATTGACTCTTCTTCACATGCATTAAAATTATCCTCAAATTGAAATTGTATTTTATAGCTtatgtattttgtttatctgtaagttatatacacatgtgtgtctTACTGTACTAATAGATTACTATTAGAGAATTATAATGACAAATAGTTGGAGACCATCTTTCTAAAGGTAAATTTTTAATATTGGTGCACTTGGATGTTTTTCACTCTGCATTGTGTAAAATTTGTTtggaattaatattaaaattaattttcatactTATTTCAAACAcacttaataaaatatattttattaaaatagattttttctcACATAAAAGATTCACTGCCTCACAAGaaccatttttttgttttcttcagattACACGTGTATATTACTCTGTAAAATTAAAGCAGTTCCCTTTTAGCTGACATGaaagtaaaaatacatttcagtaaaccatatatatacacacatatatatatatactaccaTCTATGAGTAAAATTCTGTGAAACaactaaaaatactttatttttgatAAAGAAAGTAGATGGAAAATAGAAACTATGATATCTTATTTTGTTCTTCATATTGACTGAAGATCACATCTTAGATTTATACAAATTCGGTCACTGGGTGAGGAAGAACCATTATATATTTACAAAGAGCCTAATAGAAACTGTCTCACTGAAAATGTAATATTACCAAATCAAATGTTAATATTACCTGTCTTGattgtaaataaatgaataaagtgaacaaaataactcttctttttttttaatagctcttCCCTTAAGAAGGCTGCAAACACACTATTTTATCTACGTGTGAACTTGAACatacaaatattttcatcatagaaagaaaaaaaatcatagtagcTAACATCTAGTGAACATCTACTATTAGCTGGGAAATGCTCTAAATATTTCAATGGAAAATTTAGACATAAGACCTGAAGCTGTGAAATCTCTATGGGAAAAAATAGGGGAACTATTCCATGATATTTGAATTGACACCAAATTCGTGGATCAGAGCCCAAGTCTctggaaagcaaaacaaaagttgacaaatgggatttcatcagaCTTAAGATTGCTGCACAGCAAACAGTGAACAGAATAAAGAGACAAcctaaagaatgggagaaaatattttcaagttcatataattattttaaatctcaCAAAAACCCTATGAGTAATTACCATTTTCCCCCAGTTTATACATGCAAAATCCAAAGCACAGATTCTGATTAACTCGAAAGGTCACATTCCTGGGAATTACAAGACAAAGAATTTGAATACTGTCAGTGTGACTTTAGAGATTAAGAGTGGTATTAATTAGGAATTTCTAAGTTGTGACAGCAAgattgtaaatttattttttgcatggAACCGTCATGCTGGGATACAGAGAAGAAAACCAATGCCACACAGCCACCACTACAGAACTGATTGCACACAACATTCATTTTATGTGCCTGAGAATATTTAAACTATGTATTGGCTGAGTGGAATTTCATGCCAGACCTGGCTTTCTTCATGTACTGTAACAATCCTATGCtattatttacttttctatctTGTTTTACAGGAACATTTTCTGTTCTCAGAAACTGGAAATCATGgaccaagaaaataaatcaagagTGACTGAATTTGTGTTACTCAGCCTTTCAGGTTCTAGGGAGCTGCAACTTTtctattttgcatttttcacactCTTCTATGTAGCCATTGTGCTGGGAAACATCCTCATTGTCTTTACAGTCATCTCTGACTCAGCACTTCACACGCCCATGTACTTCCTCCTCAGTAACCTCTCCTTCATTGATGTGTGTCTGTCCACATTTGCCACCCCCAAGATGATTGTCGACTTCCTTATGGAGCACAAGACCATCTCTTTTGAGGGTTGCATGGCCCAGATATTCTTTCTGCATGTCTTTGCTGGTGGAGAAATGATGCTCCTTGTGGCTATGGCGTACGATAGATATGCAGCCATATGTCGACCCCTACACTATGCAGCTATCATGAGTGTACAGAAGTGCACAGGACTTGTGGTGGGCTCCTGGCTCATTGGGGTTCTGCACTCACTAAGTCAACTGGCTTTCACAGTAAACCTTCCATTCTGTGGTCCCAATAAAGTGGACAGTTTTTTCTGTGACCTTCCCCTGGTAATCAAACTTGCCTGCACTGATACCTATATTCTCCAGGTACTGATGCTGTCAGACAGTGGTCTAATGGCTATGGTTTCTTTTCTGCTCTTGCTGATCTCATACACCATCATACTGGTCACTGTGAAACGGCATTCCTCCGCGGGCATGGCCAAGGCACGAGCCACCCTGACTGCCCACATCACTGTGGTGACCCTCTTCTTTGGTCCCTGCATCTTCATTTATGCTTGGCCCTTTAGCAACTTACCAGTGGATAAACTTCTCTCAATATTTTACACTGTTTTCACCCCTCTCTTAAACCCCTTGATATACACCTTAAGAAATAAGGAAGTGATATCAGCCATGCAAAAACTTGGCAGTAGACAAGTGAGCTCCTGACTGTCTTCCGGATCTCCCTTGTGGTAAATGTCAGCTCATGCTAAAAGCCAGGGTCATGTACTTTCCTCTGTGAATTACTGTTGTGTCTAAAATAGCATAAGACATATTTGCCTTTGAAAATAGCATTGGATTTCATAATAGTAAATAAATCATCTTGGATAATAGGCGAATGGGGTTGTCTTTGTCTAGCATAAGAAGTAatgtttatttgattatttgattcataataaaataattttaaataagtattttaatgtCTAATAACCTGTGTATATCAAATTCATGTTTTTCCAATTAACTTACTAAGCATAAAAACACAAACTACTAAATTAATATAagatgtaaattatatttttgggtTTCAGAATaacaaatttataattatttttagttaTATATTATTTGATATCAGAAATGACAGGTAAGTATTATCATAAGCTGTACAGATGAGCAAAGTTTAGCAAAATTCTCATCATTTTTAGGTAACaggatacattttctttttttctgaaactaTTTTTTATGGGCTACAGCAggaatagttcttttttttttacctagaaacctattatttcatgcatttcatatatgcaaatttaggaacaaagtgattcttttcaccccaccctctctcctgcctgcactcccacctctcctattttttacaaagaaacaGGATGCATTTTCTTACCAGGGATCCCATCCATCTCTATCTTGATGACTGTACCTCCTCTGCATGTTACACAAATGGACACACTTAAATCTCTTGTTACTCAAATTACTTTTGTCTGAACTGAGGCACTAGATAgattgaaataaacatttttacaaataataatggtgtttctggggctggcactgtggtgtagtgggtaaaccatGGCCTGTGGTGCTCACATCCATATGGGCCCGgggtcaggtcctggctgctctacttccaatccagtgtggaaggtggcctgagttcttgggccctcacacccacatcaaagacccagaagaagctccaggctcctggcttcagattggcccagctctagccactgtgggcagttggggagtgaaccagtggatggaagacctctctgtctctgcctctgtaactctgcctttcaaataaacaaataaatcttaaaaaaaaaagagtggcattTCTGGAGAACCTCTAACACATGCTTATTCACCCATGGTCATTTAAGTGTTTTTATAATAGCAAGGACTGAAAGCATTTCAGATAtctatttaccaaaaaaaaagaagacaaataaacAATGTATTCATACATACAATGCAAAAATCCTACagcattaaaatgaatgaattaaaaatatgtgtatgacTATTGATAACTATTTAAAGCATATGACTGTATGGAAAAACAGTGCCTTGtaaaagactgaataaagaatgATAAACACTggcattaaattaaataaaaatgtaaatataggtCTATCTATTTATAGATGCATTCTTGTGAGtacaatttttctaaaaacagGAAAACTCATTTCATGTTTAATTCTGGAAAATGGGCTTGAGATTTCATATAATATGTTTCCACTAATGGTTCTAtttgaaataaaggaaatatgaCAAATTATTAAAAGATTGAAAAGGTGAATATTGTAAatttaatagttttttattttaagtgtccttgaatattaaaaataattttatagaagGGTAAACAGAGCCAGAGAATTAAAATGATTTGTTCAGTAGCTCGCTCTTAGATATTTGCAGAATTGAGAATAAGATCTCATGTTCTCTATGTTCTAATAAATTAGAACATCACCGCACACTCAATTCGCGAGGACATGGTGTGTTCCCCTACTCTCAAGTCAAAGCATTTTTTCATTCAGGCAAAAGAATGTAATTTTAcacacattctctatggagttgcAGGTTCAGTTGTATTGAATTCACAGAAGATAAGTTATTCCACATGTTGTCCAAAGGCTGAATGaccctccccttttcccacaTGGTGCTATTATAATTGccaataatatgatttttttgcTCCAGTGGGAATATTTAGTGGTAAGTATTAATAATCCCCATTGAAAGATCTATTGCTAAATCTCAAATGTTTCAAGTGGTCATTTAGATAAATTCATGGTATTATTCCCATCTGACAAAGGAAAAGGACACTTATAAATATCACTGTGCAGGAGAGGTTAATTACACAATAGAAAtactgaagaattcaatatacaTCTCTGGTATGCATTATAACAGGTAGGATATAACTGATAGATATatacaataaacataaaatattcccTGCTATGTACTCTAGTCAATTATTACCTTATACTTTAGAGAAGATGCACAAATGAGAGTAAAATgtattggaaattttaaaaagtgagtccAGATGAGGATGCTCAAATGCCTGTATGTTAGCATGTTTTGGAGAGCTAAAAGGAATTATGGAAGTCAGCGAAGTATTCTTGGGGAGGTTATGAGAAACTCTGTACTTCAAAAACTCCACTGTGACACTtactttttaacaaaagaaagttAGTAAACATGCAATTCAAGTCTGCATATTTTTTGTAGAGTAAATCTATAAAATCATGGAAATGTTGAAAATCAAATTCAGGATATAAGTTGGAGCTGTAGCATAATagcaatttattttactttgctcTTAGTGAACTACACATGACTTATTTAACTCCATTGagtgtaaatt includes:
- the LOC100344844 gene encoding olfactory receptor 4K15, with the translated sequence MDQENKSRVTEFVLLSLSGSRELQLFYFAFFTLFYVAIVLGNILIVFTVISDSALHTPMYFLLSNLSFIDVCLSTFATPKMIVDFLMEHKTISFEGCMAQIFFLHVFAGGEMMLLVAMAYDRYAAICRPLHYAAIMSVQKCTGLVVGSWLIGVLHSLSQLAFTVNLPFCGPNKVDSFFCDLPLVIKLACTDTYILQVLMLSDSGLMAMVSFLLLLISYTIILVTVKRHSSAGMAKARATLTAHITVVTLFFGPCIFIYAWPFSNLPVDKLLSIFYTVFTPLLNPLIYTLRNKEVISAMQKLGSRQVSS